The Paracoccus sp. MC1862 genome includes a window with the following:
- a CDS encoding pseudouridine-5'-phosphate glycosidase, translated as MTDLPLSFTPEVRDALDAGRPVVALESTIITHGMPYSKNLEMARDVEQAIREAGAVPATIALMDGRIHIGLNDATLESLAQAQDVMKVSRADLAVCLTMRRTGATTVAATMICAALAGIRVFATGGIGGVHRGVEDSMDISADLYELAATPVTVVSAGAKAILDLPRTFEYLETLGVPVIAVGQDMIPAFWSRDSGLPAPLRLDDPARIAEAARMRRALGLPGGQLVVNPIPPEPEIPRAEIMPVVEQALADATAQGIAAKAVTPFLLDRIFELTEGRSLTANIALVLANARLAARIAAADA; from the coding sequence ATGACCGACCTGCCGCTGAGCTTCACCCCCGAGGTCCGCGACGCCCTGGACGCGGGCCGCCCCGTCGTGGCGCTGGAATCGACGATCATCACCCACGGGATGCCCTATTCGAAGAACCTGGAAATGGCCCGCGACGTGGAACAGGCGATCCGCGAGGCCGGCGCCGTGCCCGCCACCATCGCCCTGATGGACGGACGCATCCATATCGGATTGAACGACGCGACGCTCGAATCGCTGGCGCAGGCGCAGGATGTGATGAAGGTCAGCCGCGCCGATCTGGCCGTCTGCCTGACCATGCGCCGCACCGGGGCGACCACGGTCGCCGCCACGATGATCTGCGCGGCGCTGGCGGGCATCCGAGTCTTCGCGACCGGCGGCATCGGCGGCGTCCACCGGGGTGTCGAGGACAGCATGGACATCTCGGCCGACCTTTATGAACTCGCGGCGACGCCGGTGACGGTGGTCTCGGCGGGGGCAAAGGCGATCCTCGACCTGCCGCGCACCTTCGAATATCTCGAAACGCTGGGCGTGCCGGTGATTGCCGTGGGACAGGACATGATCCCCGCCTTTTGGTCGCGCGATTCGGGCCTGCCCGCGCCTCTGCGGCTGGACGACCCCGCCCGGATCGCCGAGGCCGCGCGGATGCGCCGGGCACTCGGCCTGCCCGGCGGCCAACTCGTCGTGAACCCGATCCCGCCTGAACCCGAGATCCCCCGCGCCGAGATCATGCCGGTGGTCGAACAGGCACTGGCGGACGCCACCGCCCAAGGGATCGCCGCCAAGGCCGTGACCCCCTTCCTGCTGGACCGCATCTTCGAACTGACCGAGGGCCGCTCGCTGACTGCCAACATCGCGCTGGTGCTGGCGAACGCGCGCCTTGCGGCGAGGATCGCGGCGGCGGACGCCTGA
- a CDS encoding patatin-like phospholipase family protein, giving the protein MMPRKINIALQGGGAHGAFAWGVLDRLLEGDEIEVAGISGTSAGALNGAALAAGLTSAPGRQGRAAARQNLDHVWTEVSRVSDHRLLRWMTCLDHVPSPFQRWAELFSPAAWMENMSRIFSPYDSGPFYSNPLGRIIAGMPHPLGPCENRRPALFVTATNVRDGHIRVFSGDEVTPDAVMASACLPTLFRAVEIDDPKTGRREAYWDGGYSGNPALFPLFGTDLPRDIVIVTINPMRREGIPRTPVEIQDRINEVSFNSSLLRELRAIQFVKRLTAEGRLTGRNMKEPLIHLLSDDDLMTALGARTKLLPGAGLVARMKAAGRLAAEKFLAGDARNIGERDSVDLPRLYG; this is encoded by the coding sequence ATGATGCCGAGGAAGATCAACATTGCCCTGCAGGGCGGCGGCGCGCATGGCGCCTTTGCCTGGGGCGTCCTTGACCGCCTGCTGGAAGGCGACGAGATCGAGGTCGCCGGGATCAGCGGCACCTCGGCCGGGGCGCTGAACGGCGCGGCCTTGGCCGCAGGACTGACCTCGGCGCCGGGACGACAGGGCCGCGCGGCCGCGCGGCAGAACCTCGACCATGTCTGGACCGAGGTCAGCCGCGTCAGCGACCACCGGCTGCTGCGCTGGATGACCTGCCTTGACCATGTGCCCTCGCCCTTCCAGCGCTGGGCGGAACTGTTCTCTCCGGCCGCCTGGATGGAGAACATGTCCCGCATTTTCAGCCCCTATGACAGCGGGCCGTTCTATTCCAACCCGCTGGGCCGGATCATCGCCGGGATGCCGCATCCGCTGGGTCCCTGCGAGAACCGCCGCCCGGCGCTGTTCGTCACCGCGACCAACGTGCGCGACGGTCATATCCGGGTTTTTTCCGGCGACGAGGTGACGCCGGATGCGGTGATGGCCTCGGCCTGCCTGCCCACGCTGTTCCGCGCGGTCGAGATCGACGACCCGAAGACCGGCCGGCGCGAGGCTTATTGGGACGGCGGCTATTCCGGCAACCCGGCGCTGTTCCCGCTGTTCGGCACAGATCTGCCGCGCGACATCGTCATCGTCACCATCAACCCGATGCGGCGCGAGGGCATCCCCCGAACTCCCGTCGAGATCCAGGACCGGATCAACGAGGTCAGCTTCAATTCCTCGCTGCTGCGCGAGTTGCGGGCCATCCAGTTCGTCAAGCGCCTGACCGCCGAGGGCCGCCTGACCGGCCGCAACATGAAGGAGCCGCTGATCCACCTGCTATCGGACGACGACCTGATGACCGCGCTGGGTGCCCGGACCAAGCTGCTGCCGGGGGCGGGGCTGGTGGCGCGGATGAAGGCGGCCGGGCGGCTCGCGGCCGAGAAGTTCCTCGCCGGTGATGCGCGGAACATCGGCGAGCGCGATTCGGTGGACCTGCCACGGCTTTACGGCTGA
- a CDS encoding DUF2267 domain-containing protein, protein MPFTYRPATDEFRRYLADMRERTLIESDNILYTGTEAVFRSFRGGLAPRDALRVADELPAVLRAIFVWRWDIEAPHLPWAERGTIRAVMLALRADHNFCRPRCWSMFWQASGRPCGSGTSTGY, encoded by the coding sequence ATGCCCTTCACCTATCGCCCTGCCACGGACGAGTTCCGGCGATATCTGGCGGATATGCGGGAAAGGACCCTGATTGAATCCGACAACATCCTCTATACCGGTACCGAAGCCGTGTTCCGCAGCTTCCGCGGCGGCCTGGCGCCCCGTGACGCGCTGCGGGTGGCCGACGAGTTGCCGGCGGTTCTGCGGGCGATCTTCGTGTGGCGCTGGGACATCGAGGCTCCACACCTGCCCTGGGCCGAGCGCGGGACGATCCGCGCCGTGATGCTGGCGCTGAGGGCGGATCACAATTTCTGCCGCCCTCGATGCTGGAGCATGTTCTGGCAGGCGTCCGGGCGACCGTGCGGCAGCGGGACTTCGACAGGGTACTGA
- the prfB gene encoding peptide chain release factor 2 encodes MRAETQSSVDAIRKSLGLLAQRMDWDTAPHRLEEMNAMIEDGDLWSDPARAQKLMRDRQVLSDKVETYRRIDQDLKDSVELIELGEAEGDAEIVAEAEATLKSLADLAAQKELEALLDGEADGNDTFLEINAGAGGTESCDWASMLARMYTRWAERKGYKVELQSETPGEEAGIRSASYKISGPNAYGWLKSESGVHRLVRISPYDSAARRHTSFSSVWVYPVVDDNIEIVIPDNEIRIDTYRSSGAGGQHVNTTDSAVRITHLPTNIVVTSSMKSQHQNRDAAMNALRARLYQLELDKRNAAINAAHENKGDAGWGNQIRSYVLQPYQMVKDLRTGHETSDTQGVLDGDLDGFMAATLAQDLSGKSRAEANAED; translated from the coding sequence ATGCGCGCCGAAACCCAATCCTCTGTCGATGCCATCCGCAAGTCGCTGGGCCTGCTGGCGCAGCGCATGGACTGGGACACCGCCCCGCATCGCCTGGAAGAGATGAACGCGATGATCGAGGATGGCGACCTCTGGTCCGACCCGGCCCGCGCGCAGAAGCTGATGCGAGACCGGCAGGTGCTGTCGGACAAGGTGGAGACCTATCGCCGCATCGACCAGGACCTGAAGGACAGCGTCGAGCTGATCGAACTGGGCGAGGCCGAGGGCGATGCCGAGATCGTGGCCGAGGCCGAGGCTACCCTGAAGTCGCTGGCCGACCTGGCCGCGCAGAAGGAACTTGAGGCGCTGCTGGACGGCGAGGCCGACGGCAACGACACCTTCCTTGAGATCAACGCCGGCGCGGGCGGCACGGAAAGCTGCGACTGGGCGTCCATGCTGGCGCGGATGTATACCCGCTGGGCCGAGAGAAAGGGCTACAAGGTCGAGCTTCAGTCCGAAACGCCCGGCGAAGAGGCGGGCATCCGCTCGGCCTCCTACAAGATCAGCGGGCCGAACGCCTATGGCTGGCTGAAGTCGGAGTCGGGCGTGCATCGCCTGGTTCGCATCAGCCCTTACGACTCGGCAGCCCGGCGGCACACGTCCTTTTCCTCGGTCTGGGTCTATCCGGTGGTGGACGACAACATCGAGATCGTGATCCCCGACAACGAGATCAGGATCGACACCTACCGGTCGTCTGGCGCGGGGGGGCAGCACGTCAACACCACCGACTCGGCCGTGCGGATCACCCACCTGCCGACGAACATCGTCGTGACCAGCAGCATGAAGTCGCAGCACCAGAACCGCGATGCAGCGATGAACGCCCTGCGCGCGCGGCTGTATCAACTGGAACTCGACAAGCGCAACGCCGCCATCAACGCCGCGCATGAGAACAAGGGCGACGCGGGCTGGGGCAACCAGATCCGCAGCTACGTCCTGCAGCCCTACCAGATGGTGAAGGATCTGCGGACCGGCCATGAGACCTCGGACACGCAGGGGGTTCTGGACGGCGACCTGGACGGCTTCATGGCCGCCACGCTGGCGCAGGACCTGTCCGGCAAAAGCCGGGCCGAGGCGAACGCCGAGGACTAG